The genome window TCTCGCCCTCTACCCCACGCTCGAGCAGACCGAGCCGGCAAGCCCCTTCCAAGTCTTCGAACAAGCCGTCCCGCTCCTGGGCCACGATCCCGATCCGAAGATCACACGAATCCGCCTCAATCTGGATCCGGACGCGCCCAGGCCGATGAGCCCGTTCCTGCTCCTCTTTGCGTTCCTCTGTCTCGCCGGCGTCGCGATGGCCTCTCCACCTGTCGCGGTGATCTCCGGGCCGTCCGGGGGGATCCCGGGGGACAAGATCGTCCTGGATTTCAGCCGCTCCACCGGAACGGTGTTCCGCGTTGACGTGCTGAAGCGGGGCGAGAGTGACGCCACCACGCATTTCGAGGTGGCGGTCGACGGGAAGTCGGTCGACATCCCGAGCTACCCGGGCATCTACGACGTGACGCTCACGGTCGCGAACGAGGAAGGGATCGCGATCAAGAAGAAGACTGTCACGATCCTCAACCTCTCGCCGACGCCGAGCCCGCCCGATCCCGCGCCGCAGCCCGAACCGGCGCCGCCGGCACCACAGCCCAAGCCGGTTCCCCCGAGCCCGCCCGCTCCGACTCCTCCGGCCCCCACGCCGCCCCCGACTCCGCCTGCTCCGCCGGAACCGTTCTCCCGGACGGTCGATTCGGTGCCGCCCGGTTCGTGCGTGACGCCGTGCAGACGAACGTCCAGGGCCCGCAGCGAGCCGCGGAGGCCCTGAAGGTCGCTGGAGTCTGGGAAGGCGTCTCCGCGGCGATCGCCGCCGGCACCGTCCGCGGGATGAGCTCGATCCTCTCCGCCGTCATGACGGCGAATCAGACAGCCCTCGGCACCGACGGAATGCTTCGGTGGAAGGCCTTCGGCACCGTCCTCGGGGCGAAGCTCAAGGAGCTCTACGACACCGGGACACTCAAGACGTCCGAGGACTGGGCCACCCTCATTGACGAGGGAGCCCAAGGCCTGCGAGCCGTGAAATGAGGCACCTCGTCGAGTTCCTGCTCGATCTCGCTTTGCCGATCGCTTGGCTCGCCGTCCTCGTCCTGGTCGCTCTGAACATCGCCGCGCACGTCCGCATCGACGCGCGGCTCAACGATCCCCCCTCTCTCCCCTGCCATGACTGAGCCCCGCCCCCGCTCGATTCGCGACCTGGTCGTCGCCGTCCTCCTGGCCTCGCTGGGGATCGGCTCGATCTCCGTCGGCACGATCAACGTCGAAGTGAACCGCGACGTCACGCCGGTCGAAGCCCGCAACGGGTGGGATCCGAGCCTGGTCGACCCGAACACGCCGGCCACCGAGCTCCGGGCTGTCGGAACGCTCAATGACACGGGCAAAGGGGCCATCGTCAAGCTGTGGGACTTCAGCAAGGCGATCAACGGCGGCAGGCACTTCCCTATCTTCCGCCAGCTCATCGGCGACTGCGTCGCCAACGGCGCCGCGAACGCCATCAATTACCGGCAGGCGGTCCAAATCGCCCGCGAAAACCCGGACCTCGAGTTCCGTCCCGCCAACCGGCCCTGGATCTACGGCGTCTCCCGGTGCGATCCGGAGATCGGCAAGGGGCGGCTCGGCCGCAGCGACGGATCTGTCGGAGACTGGGCGCGCCGCGCCGTCGAAATGCGGGGCGTCCTGGCCGATGACCACCCGGACGTCCCCCCGTACTCCGCCGCTGTCGCGAAGGAATGGGGCTTTAAGGGGGCTCCGCAGAAGTTCTACGCGATCGCCAAGGACTTCCCCGTCCATGGAACGGCCAAGGTCACCACCTACGAGGAGGTCCGCGACGCCCTGGCCAACGGGTATCCGGTCACGATCGCCTCGAATGTCGGCTTCGACATGCAGCCGGTCGTGCGGGACGGCAAGCACTGGGGCAAACGCTCCGGGAGCTGGAATCATCAGATGTGTCTCATCGGGATCGACGACACGGCCACCTCGCCGTTCGATCGCAAGACCGGTGCGGCGTACTGTCAGAACTCCTGGGGCGAGTCCGCCCACGGCCAGCCGGCTGACGACGCCCCTCCGGGCGGCTTCTGGATCGACCGAACGTCGATCGAGAAGATCGTCGGGCAGGGCGACTCCTGGGCCTTCTCCAGCTTTGAGGGGTTCAAGCCCCGCGATCTCAATTTCAACGTCTTCGGCGCCGGTCCGCCGGTCGCCGTCGCCCACTTCCCGACCGAGGCCGCTCCGCTGGCCCCGCTCTCCGAGGCTCTTTGCGGCCTGCAGGGGGGCTACGCCCAGATCCTGGGTGGCTCGGCCTCGCTCGCTTCCGCTCTGACGCTCCTGATGGCGGCTCGTCGCCGCCGGCGGAGTGCCACCACTCTCGCCGCTTGAGGTCCTTCCGTGTCCCGAATGCTCCGTTCGCTCTCCGTCCTCGCCGTGATCGCCCTGGTCTCCACCGGGGCCCACGCCGCGGGCCCCGAGGCCTTCAACGTCTTCACTCCGCAGGTCGCTGCGTCCGCCGCGCCGGTCGATTTCAACGTCTTCCAGGCTCCGGCGATCGCCAAGGTCGCTCCGGCTCTGCCGAAAACGGTGACGGTGGCCACCGCGGCGCCCGCAGCCGGCCACTGGGAGTGGCGGAAGGTCTGTAACGGCCGCGGGAGCTGCTTCAACCAGCTCGTCTGGGTCACACATTAAGGATCCCGCCGCCGCGGACGTCGTCGCCGGCCGGAGCGGATGACCTCTCCGGCCTCCTTTGAGGCCCTGTCATGCCGCTCCTCTCCACGGAAGCCCCTGAATCCCCCGCCCGCACCGACGTCGACGCCTGGCTGTGCCAGGAGGACGCCCTCGTCTGCGGAATGGACCATCCCGCCTCGATCGAGGCCCGCGAAGGCTATCTCCGCGGGATCCGGGCGGCCGCCGACGCCACCTGGCACGACGGCATCACCCAGAAGGAGTGGCGCCGGCGGACCCGGGAGGAGTACTTCCGGACGAATCCGGTCGTCTGCCTCATCGTGAAATGGATGATCGGCCGGCTCATTGCCTGGGCGATCGACAAGCTCCTCGAGCTCTACACCCGCCAACCGAGATTCGCCCCCCACCATGGCTGATTGGACGATTCCCGCCGACCTCCCCGCCGGCGTCCGATCGTGGTGGGCAGCCATCATCGAGCAGCTCCGCGAGACGGAGCGTCTCAGCGGGGCCCAGCCGATCCACGTCCGCCTCCTGGCCCAGTCGCTCTATCAGTACGACTGGATCACGGAGGAGATCAACACCCGCTCCACGCAGATCGACGAGCTCCACAGCGAGTCGACGGTCAAACGCCAGGTCTCGCCGGAAGTTCGCGCGCAAGCGGAGCTGCTGGAACAGATCCGGCGGCTCCTGAAGGACCTCCACCTTGACTCCCTCGCCGCAGACGCCGGTGACCCACTCGAATCGCTTCGCCGGCGAGTGGAACAGCGCGCTCACGAAGTTCGATGCAACAGCAATTAAGCAGCTCGAGGGGCTGCTGAGGCGGGCCACGAAGCCGCTCGACACGCTCGCGGACCTCGCCGACATCGCCAATGGTGAAGAGCTCGAGCTCCTCGTCACGGCCCTCAAGAAGCGGGATCCGCTGGAAGGCCTGAGCGGCTACGAACGCCGCAAGGCCCGTTCCGCCCAGCGGGAGAAACAGAACTCCCGCTCCGGTCGCGAAATCGGCCCGCTTCCCGAGGTGAAGGATCCGGAACGCCGCGCCCGGTGCGAGCATGATCTCCGTCTCTTCCTGCTGACCTACTTCCCGCAGGCCTTCCCGCTCCCGTTCGGCGATGATCACCTCGACGTCATCCGCAACATTGAGGCGGCCGTCGCCGAGCAGAAGATCTTTACGCTGGCCATGCCCCGCGGATCGGGGAAAACGACCATTTGCGAAGGGGCGGGCGGGTGGATCGCCGCCTACGGCAAGATGCCATTCCTGATGATCGTCCACGCCACGGAGGACAAGGCCGTCGCCGGCCTCGAGAAGATCAAGGCGGAGTTCGAAAAGAACGAACTCCTCGCCGAGGACTTCCCCGAGGTCTGCTACCCGATCATCAAGCTCGAGGGGATCCGCAACCGGGCCAAGGGCCAGGTCCTGAACGGTCTCCCGACGGAGATCATGTGGAAGGACCAGGAGATTCGCTTTCCGACGGTCCCCGGCTCGAAGGCCTCCGGCCTGATCTTCACCTCTCACGGGATCGATTCGGCGATGCGCGGAGCGAACCGCCGTGCTCCGGACGGGCGACGGATTCGCCCCAACTTCATTCTGATCGACGACCCCCAGACGGACTCGAGCGCGAAGTCCCGCGACGAATGCACGAAGCGGCTCGAGATCATCACGAAGGGGATCAAGGGGCTCGTCGGGCCCGGGGAGTCCCTCGGCGGCGTGATCCCCTGCACGGTGATCCAGCCCGGCGACGTCGCCCACACGCTGCTCAACTCGAAGCTCTATCCCGACTTCAACGGGAAGACGTACCAGCTCCTCTACGGAGAATCGAAGCGGATGGACCTGTGGCAGCAGTATGCCTCGCTCCTCCGCCTCGAGAAGGAAGAGAAGCGGCCCTGCATCGAGTCCCGGGATTTCTACATCGCGTACCGGGCCGAGATGGACGAGGGGCTGCGGGCCGGCTGGGAGTACCGGAAGCAGGCGCACCACGTCTCGGCGATCCAGTACGCGATGGAGCTGTTCCTGTTCGAGCCGGACTACTTCTACGCGGAGGGGCAGAACGACCCGCAGGACCCGCGGGCGGCCGATGACAAGTTCCTCCGCGCCGACGACATCGCCAAGAAGGTCACGAACTACATCCGTCGCCAGGTCCCGCTCGACGTCCGCTGGATCACGGCCCACATCGACGTGCAGAAGAACCTGCTCTTCTACAAGGTTATCGGCTGGACGCCGAACTTCAGCGGGTACGTCCTCGAGTACGGGACTTTCCCCGAGCAGCTCCTCTCTCACTTCACCGCCCGCCAGGCGAGCCCCACGCTGGCCGACATTTTTCCGGGCTCCTCTGTCGAGACCGCCCTCTACAAGGGGCTCGAGGCGGCGTTCCGCCAGCTCTTCACGACGGAATACCTCCGGATCGACGGTCTCAAGTGCCGGCTGTCGATCCTGGGCGTCGACGCGAACTGGCAGACGAAAACGGTGAAGAAGGCCTGTGTCGAGTCCCCCTGGGCGGGCTCGATCATGCCCATGCACGGCAACTTCATCGGCCCGAACGAGTGCCCGATCTCGGAATACAAGAAGCGGGAGGGGGAGTTCATCGGCGACGAATGGATCATCGCGGCCAAGAACGGCATCCGGTACACGCGGTACGACTCGAACTACTGGAAGACGTTCGCCGGCCGCCGCCTCGCCTCGCCATACCCGAATCCCGGCTGCCTCGTCCTCTACGGTCCTGAGGGAACCCGCCACACGCTGCTCTCGCGCCACCTCGACTCGGAAATCCGAACGCCGACGACCGGAAAGCGGACTGTCGATCAGTGGGACCTCCGGCCGGGCGAGTCAGAGAACCACTGGTGGGACAACGCGGTCGCGAACTGCGTCCTGGCGTCGATTTCCGGGGCTCAGACGACGCAAACGGAACGGAAGCAGGTCCGGGAGGAGAGAGAAATACACTTCTAGGCTATTCTTCGCTCTGTCGTCACACTTCCCAAAGCGAGTCCGTCTTGTAATGGCTTCGGAAGAATGCCACCAAGGCATCAGCCTTTGGCTTTATGTCTTTGTATTCCGCGGCGAATTTATTTGCCACAGAATAGGGCGTGAAGCTGCCTAGGTCGTCAGCAGACGGGAATAGCTCCGGAAGCCTTCTCGCCTCTGCCTCAAGAATCTTGAACATTTTCGTTTTGTTGTCGTGCACGGCGTCCAAGATTTCCTTTGTAAGTCGAATACATTCGGTAGGCAGCAAGGGGTTCTCGGTCATCTTCTGCAGTCGCCCGACAGTTTTCGCATAAGCGTTCGGGAGGTGAATCTGTTCTTGCTTGTATTCCTGCCAGTTCTCCTTCAGGAATTTACGGCGACTCTCCACCTTCTTTCTGACATCGTCCGGAGAAGACTTTCGGGGAGTGTCGATCAATTCCCAGCCGGCACTGGGCAACACAAGGCCGCTCGCACACTTTGCGGAACTGTACGGTCTTTTGCCCTCGTCTACCTTGGTATTGAAAAAGCAATTGGCATAGCTGTCTGCCAAAGACACGGCGTTTGCGACGATAAATTCATTGTACGCAAACAGTTCTCGTAGCTCAATTTCGTCTTTTCCGATAAACATGCTG of Planctomyces sp. SH-PL14 contains these proteins:
- a CDS encoding P27 family phage terminase small subunit → MADWTIPADLPAGVRSWWAAIIEQLRETERLSGAQPIHVRLLAQSLYQYDWITEEINTRSTQIDELHSESTVKRQVSPEVRAQAELLEQIRRLLKDLHLDSLAADAGDPLESLRRRVEQRAHEVRCNSN
- a CDS encoding terminase gpA endonuclease subunit, whose translation is MTHSNRFAGEWNSALTKFDATAIKQLEGLLRRATKPLDTLADLADIANGEELELLVTALKKRDPLEGLSGYERRKARSAQREKQNSRSGREIGPLPEVKDPERRARCEHDLRLFLLTYFPQAFPLPFGDDHLDVIRNIEAAVAEQKIFTLAMPRGSGKTTICEGAGGWIAAYGKMPFLMIVHATEDKAVAGLEKIKAEFEKNELLAEDFPEVCYPIIKLEGIRNRAKGQVLNGLPTEIMWKDQEIRFPTVPGSKASGLIFTSHGIDSAMRGANRRAPDGRRIRPNFILIDDPQTDSSAKSRDECTKRLEIITKGIKGLVGPGESLGGVIPCTVIQPGDVAHTLLNSKLYPDFNGKTYQLLYGESKRMDLWQQYASLLRLEKEEKRPCIESRDFYIAYRAEMDEGLRAGWEYRKQAHHVSAIQYAMELFLFEPDYFYAEGQNDPQDPRAADDKFLRADDIAKKVTNYIRRQVPLDVRWITAHIDVQKNLLFYKVIGWTPNFSGYVLEYGTFPEQLLSHFTARQASPTLADIFPGSSVETALYKGLEAAFRQLFTTEYLRIDGLKCRLSILGVDANWQTKTVKKACVESPWAGSIMPMHGNFIGPNECPISEYKKREGEFIGDEWIIAAKNGIRYTRYDSNYWKTFAGRRLASPYPNPGCLVLYGPEGTRHTLLSRHLDSEIRTPTTGKRTVDQWDLRPGESENHWWDNAVANCVLASISGAQTTQTERKQVREEREIHF